The Syntrophorhabdaceae bacterium genome includes a window with the following:
- the rpoN gene encoding RNA polymerase factor sigma-54, translating into MLGLKQTQKLSPVLTQQLQQAIKLLQLSQLELMEAIELELNENPILEIKEGDGSEEGADDRQEEKEAEPAEEKDDMAEWLERYSASEESSSDYSSGYEEKEYPDYENMVSKATNLRDYLRWQVGLSDFNPEERIIAEWILENIDDNGYLAFPLEEISNVSGYPVEQLEKILLKIQKLDPPGVGARDLKECILIQHRMKPEKDHIFEDFVTRYFDLVEKGNLKDMIKKTGYPVDLIKQILEKIRQYDPKPGRNYGDDHAFYVVPDVYVAKKEGEFEVFLNEDDIPELRMSKQYIELYLNKSTNGDARKYIKQKVKQAEWFIKSLQQRQRTLFLVAKSIVVFQNEFFERGLKCLKPLILKDVAQDIGVHESTVSRITTNKYMSTPHGVYEMKFFFPTGIGRDAGNELSTNVVMGIIGEIVKDEDKSSPLTDDEIVNVLKGKHNIKIARRTIAKYRDELHIPSSRDRRSD; encoded by the coding sequence ATGTTGGGGCTTAAGCAAACTCAGAAACTTTCTCCCGTTCTCACTCAGCAGCTTCAGCAGGCCATAAAGCTTCTGCAGCTCTCTCAATTGGAATTGATGGAAGCAATCGAGCTGGAATTGAACGAGAACCCGATCCTCGAGATCAAGGAAGGAGACGGCTCGGAAGAGGGAGCCGACGATCGCCAGGAAGAGAAGGAAGCGGAGCCCGCCGAGGAAAAGGACGACATGGCCGAGTGGCTGGAGCGATACTCGGCGTCGGAAGAGAGCTCGTCCGATTATTCCTCCGGTTATGAAGAAAAAGAATACCCGGACTATGAAAACATGGTCAGCAAAGCCACTAACCTCAGGGATTATCTGAGGTGGCAGGTCGGCCTCTCCGATTTCAATCCCGAAGAGAGGATCATCGCAGAATGGATATTGGAGAATATCGACGACAACGGGTATCTCGCCTTCCCCTTAGAGGAGATATCGAATGTATCGGGCTATCCCGTGGAGCAGCTCGAGAAGATCCTTCTTAAGATCCAGAAGCTCGACCCTCCGGGAGTCGGTGCACGGGACCTCAAGGAGTGCATCCTTATCCAGCACAGGATGAAGCCGGAAAAGGATCACATCTTCGAGGATTTCGTGACTAGATATTTTGACCTGGTGGAAAAAGGAAATCTTAAGGACATGATCAAGAAGACGGGATATCCCGTCGACCTGATAAAGCAGATCCTGGAGAAAATAAGGCAATACGATCCCAAGCCGGGGAGGAACTACGGAGACGACCATGCCTTCTATGTGGTCCCCGATGTCTACGTGGCGAAGAAGGAAGGGGAGTTCGAGGTGTTTCTCAACGAAGACGACATCCCCGAGCTCCGGATGAGCAAACAGTATATAGAGCTTTATCTGAACAAGAGCACCAACGGCGATGCGAGAAAATATATCAAGCAAAAGGTGAAACAGGCCGAGTGGTTCATCAAGAGCCTTCAACAGAGACAGCGCACCCTCTTTCTCGTAGCCAAAAGCATAGTGGTCTTTCAAAATGAATTCTTCGAGAGGGGCCTGAAATGCCTGAAGCCCCTTATTCTCAAAGATGTGGCCCAGGATATCGGGGTCCACGAGTCGACGGTGAGCAGGATCACGACGAACAAGTACATGAGCACGCCCCACGGCGTCTACGAGATGAAATTCTTCTTCCCCACAGGCATCGGCAGGGACGCGGGAAACGAGCTTTCCACGAACGTGGTGATGGGCATCATAGGGGAGATCGTGAAGGATGAGGACAAGTCGTCGCCTCTTACCGACGACGAGATCGTCAATGTCCTTAAAGGGAAACATAATATAAAGATCGCCCGCCGCACTATTGCGAAGTACAGGGATGAGCTGCATATCCCATCATCCCGCGACCGACGTTCCGACTAA
- the lptB gene encoding LPS export ABC transporter ATP-binding protein → MTDGATLYAQNLSKSYSSRRVVDGVNIEINTGETVGLFGPNGAGKTTTFYMIIGFIKPNGGKILLGDEDITSLPMFMRARKGITYLPQEPSVFKKMSVADNLKAILEFHDGDKELMDHRVAEILESFKLEHLAANNADSLSGGERRRLEIARALMTNPHFMLLDEPFSGIDPISVSDLKKVINGLRSKKMGILLSDHNVRDSLPICDRAYVVNNGKVLLEGTPEIVAKDKIVREVYLGEEFYIDVGA, encoded by the coding sequence ATGACAGATGGTGCGACGCTTTATGCGCAGAACCTCTCCAAATCCTACAGCTCACGCAGGGTCGTGGACGGGGTGAACATTGAAATCAATACGGGCGAGACCGTGGGACTTTTCGGCCCGAATGGTGCGGGGAAGACCACGACCTTCTATATGATCATCGGCTTCATAAAACCCAACGGGGGAAAGATACTTTTGGGAGACGAGGACATCACATCCTTGCCCATGTTCATGAGGGCGAGGAAGGGAATAACCTATCTCCCCCAGGAGCCTTCGGTATTTAAAAAAATGAGTGTCGCCGATAACCTGAAGGCGATCCTCGAATTCCACGATGGGGACAAGGAGTTGATGGATCACAGGGTGGCGGAGATCCTTGAATCCTTCAAGCTGGAGCATTTGGCCGCCAACAATGCGGATTCCCTGTCCGGCGGTGAAAGAAGGAGGCTCGAGATCGCGCGAGCCCTTATGACCAACCCTCATTTCATGCTCCTTGATGAGCCCTTCTCCGGAATAGACCCTATATCGGTTTCTGACTTGAAAAAGGTAATAAACGGCTTGAGAAGCAAGAAAATGGGCATACTCCTTTCCGACCACAACGTGAGGGATTCGCTGCCCATATGCGACAGGGCGTATGTGGTCAATAATGGAAAGGTGCTTCTTGAGGGGACCCCTGAAATCGTGGCAAAGGATAAGATTGTGCGTGAGGTTTATTTAGGCGAGGAGTTTTACATCGATGTTGGGGCTTAA